The genomic region TATCGGTTCATCCCCTCGCGCCGCTTTTCCCCACCGGCGCATAGTCCCTAGACTTGGCTAGACCGATATTGTGCCTTCGACAAGGCGGAAATCCACCACAATTCGGGCAAATCCCCACCGCAGTTCGATGCTGCGCCGCGACATGCGCACCAATTGAACTTTAGGCGGCAGGGAGATCTAGAACGGCTTTTAAACCGCCGTGCTCGGATGCGTCGAGGCGCAGTTTTCCGCGATATGATGAGGCCAGATCGCTGACGATGGACAATCCAAGGCCCGAGCCGGGCTTCGTCTCATCGAGACGTAAACCGCGTTTGCCGATTTTCGCGCGCTGTTCTGCAGATAATCCCGGTCCATCGTCTTCGACGGTGATTAGAAGTTTCCGGCGCATCGTGGTGTCTTGGCTATTGACGGTCGCGGCAAGGTAGACGCGCGTCTTTCCCCACTTGCACGCATTATCCAGCAGATTGCCCAGCATCTCTTCCAGGTCCTGCTTCTCGCCCTGGAATTTGGCGCCTGGCTGAACGGTAAAGTCGATCGATATGCCTTTGTCCTGGTGAATCCGTTCGAGGGCGCGGATCAACGGACCGGCGGTTGTGTCGACCGGCGTGACGCGGCCGATAGTGTTCGTTCGCGCAGCGATGCGCGCGCGGTCGAGATAATGGCTGATCTGATCGCGCATCAAGCGCGCCTGCTCGGCGACCTTGCTGCCAAACTGGCTGTCGTCTTCATGCGCTTCGTTGGTGATGACCGCGAGCGGAGTCTTGAGCGCGTGTGCCAGATTGCCGACCTGGGTGCGCGCGCGATCGATGATGTCCTGGTTGGATTCGATCAGCGCGTTGAGCTCGGCTTGCAGCGGTTCGATCTCGGCAGGAAGGTTGCCTTCGAGACGCTCGGCTTGACCCGAGCGAATACTTGCCAGACTTTTCTCGACACGGCGCAGCGGCAATAAGCCGAAGCGGACCTGAAAAACCGTCGCGGCCAACAGGCCCAATCCGACAAGCGCCAACGCACTCGTCAGGCGCGTTCGAAACTTGGCGACGGTCGCCTCGAACCAGTCCATCGGACCCGCAACGATGATCGAATACTTCGTCTTATCGGGATCGTGACCGGGAGAGTCGATGAATTCGAGAATGCGGATGGTCGTGCCGGTCGGGCCGGGCACGTTCATCCAGCGCGTACCGGTATCGTCGGTGGGGAATTTGCGATCGTAGGGAGACGGCAGCACGGCAGTCGCAAGCGAGGGCGATACGAGCGTTCGCCCCGGCGCGCCGTCGATTGGCCTGATCTGCCAATACCAGCCCGATTGCGTGACTTCGAACAGCGGCTCGTAGAGGTTCGGCGGAATGACGGGCTGGTCACCCATCGTGCTCATGCTGTCGATGGTGATCTGCGTCAGAAGCTTTTTCAGCTGAGCGTCAAAGCTCAGCTGCACATCTTCGCGGTACAGCGCATAAATGATGTAGCCGGCCAGCGGCAGCGCCAGAAGTGTCCACGCTGCCGAGGTCGCAAAGAGGCGCAGCGCAAGTGAATTAAGCCTCATCCGGTCCTTGGCTCATGCGGTATCCAAGACCGCGGACCGTCTGGATAACATCGCCTGGAATCTTCTTCCGCAAACGGCCGATAAATACTTCGATCGTGTTCGAATCGCGATCAAAATCCTGATCGTAGAGATGTTCGACCAGCTCGGTGCGCGAGACGACGCGGCCGTTATGGTGCATCAGATAAGCCAATAAGCGGAATTCGTGCGACGTCAACTTGACCGGGTTGCCTTCGCAGGTCACGCGCGCCGACTTGGTATCCAACCGGATCGGACCGCACTCGATCTCGGATTTGGCATGACCGGAAGCACGGCGCACTTGAGCGCGGACGCGGGCCAGAAGCTCTTCCATATGGAAGGGTTTTGCGAGGTAATCGTCGGCGCCGGCGTCCATGCCGGCCACCTTGTCGCTCCAGCGGTCGCGTGCGGTCAGGATGATGACCGGCATCTTGCGGTCGCTGCGGCGCCACTGCTCTAGCACTGAAATGCCGTCGATCTTCGGCAGGCCGATGTCGAGAATAACAATATCGTAAGGTTCGGTGTCGCCGAGGAAATAGCCCTCTTCGCCGTCAGCGGCGGTGTCTACGGCGAAGCCGGCGTCCGATAGCGCTGAGGAAAGCTGACGGTTCAGATCTTTGTCGTCCTCGACTACAAGTGCACGCACGGGCGTATCCCTCCCCTCCTACGGAATGCCGCGGATTATAGAGAGCGCTGACCGCGCCTTCCATCCGCAACAGCGAACCGGCTAGCGGCTCTTGGCATTCATAACGGTTGTCTT from Hyphomicrobium sp. MC1 harbors:
- a CDS encoding response regulator transcription factor is translated as MRALVVEDDKDLNRQLSSALSDAGFAVDTAADGEEGYFLGDTEPYDIVILDIGLPKIDGISVLEQWRRSDRKMPVIILTARDRWSDKVAGMDAGADDYLAKPFHMEELLARVRAQVRRASGHAKSEIECGPIRLDTKSARVTCEGNPVKLTSHEFRLLAYLMHHNGRVVSRTELVEHLYDQDFDRDSNTIEVFIGRLRKKIPGDVIQTVRGLGYRMSQGPDEA
- a CDS encoding sensor histidine kinase, with the protein product MRLNSLALRLFATSAAWTLLALPLAGYIIYALYREDVQLSFDAQLKKLLTQITIDSMSTMGDQPVIPPNLYEPLFEVTQSGWYWQIRPIDGAPGRTLVSPSLATAVLPSPYDRKFPTDDTGTRWMNVPGPTGTTIRILEFIDSPGHDPDKTKYSIIVAGPMDWFEATVAKFRTRLTSALALVGLGLLAATVFQVRFGLLPLRRVEKSLASIRSGQAERLEGNLPAEIEPLQAELNALIESNQDIIDRARTQVGNLAHALKTPLAVITNEAHEDDSQFGSKVAEQARLMRDQISHYLDRARIAARTNTIGRVTPVDTTAGPLIRALERIHQDKGISIDFTVQPGAKFQGEKQDLEEMLGNLLDNACKWGKTRVYLAATVNSQDTTMRRKLLITVEDDGPGLSAEQRAKIGKRGLRLDETKPGSGLGLSIVSDLASSYRGKLRLDASEHGGLKAVLDLPAA